The following coding sequences lie in one Lates calcarifer isolate ASB-BC8 unplaced genomic scaffold, TLL_Latcal_v3 _unitig_1556_quiver_1337, whole genome shotgun sequence genomic window:
- the LOC108889442 gene encoding NLR family CARD domain-containing protein 3 yields MRLQRQPSLKTEIFQPEPEAEYRLDPELSCLSLKSKSEPLLFKDALPCCEQSLHQRPQSCEPDPGPDLEPSCVSLKSKAEPLLFKDELPCTEERVDLESSEEQSGPPVQQEQTQLDSTFMMLELNIITFMKNELKKMQKVLSPDYPECLESQREDEEVLDGEDKEQRRSSREAFLKITLNFLRTMKEEKLADCLQSRSPAMCQLNLKSNLKEKFQCVFEGISKAGNPTLLNQIYTELYITEGGTGDVNDEHEVRQIETASRKPDRPERTIRQEDIFKPSPGRDEPVRTVMTKGVAGIGKTVLTQKFTLDWAEDKANKDIQFTFPFTFRELNVLREKKLSLVQLVHHFFNETKKAGICRFEEYQVVFIFDGLDECRLPLDFHNNEILTDVTESTSVDVLLTNLIRGKLLPSARLWITTRPAAANQIPGECVDMATEVRGFTDPQKEEYFRKRFTDEKLAKKIISHIKTSRSLYIMCHIPVFCWITATVLEDVLKTREGGELPKTLTEMYIHFLVVQSKLKNVKYDGGSETDQHWSPENRKMIESLGKLAFEQLQKGNLIFYESDLTECDIDIKAASKYSGVFTQIFKEERGLYQDKVFCFVHLSVQEFLAALHVHLTFISSGVNLLSENKSTFQKSETRSSEYAQTHFYQSAVDKALQSPNGHLDLFLRFLLGLSLQTNQTLLRGLLKQTGSDPETDQGTIQYIKKKIEENPCPERSINLFHCLNELNDSSLVEDIQQYLRSGSLSTDKLSPAQWSALVFILLSSEKDLDVFDLKKYSASEEALLRLLPVVKASKKALLSGCNLSGRSCEALSSVLSSQSSSLRELDLSNNDLQDSGVKLLFPGLESQQCTLESLRLSGCLITEEGCVSLASALSSNPSHLREVDLSYNHIGDLGVKLLSQDPCLRLDDLRVDPKGVQWLQPGLRKYFCQLTLDPNTAHKFLKLSESNKKVTDLRKEHPYPYHPDRFDYWPQVLCENGLTRRCYWEVEWVGKVYIAVSYRGIGRHGDSDGSKFGGNDQSWCLTCTDGGYNAWHNNSGTPIPLPSPSCVSNRVGVYVDCPAGILSFYRVSSDTLIHLHTFNATFTEPLHPGFGYGVKLNSSAFLCPL; encoded by the exons ATGAGACTTCAGAGACAGCCCTCTTTAAAGACAGA GATCTTTCAGCCTGAACCAGAAGCTGAATATCGGCTAGATCCTGAGCTCAGCTGTTTGTCCTTGAAAAGCAAATCTGAACCTCTTCTGTTTAAAGATGCATTGCCCTGTTGTGAACAGAG CCTCCATCAGAGACCACAATCCTGTGAACCAGATCCTGGACCTGATCTGGAACCAAGCTGTGTGTCCTTGAAGAGCAAGGCTGAACCTCTTCTGTTTAAAGATGAACTCCCCTGTACTGAAGAAAG AGTCGACCTGGAGAGCTCAGAGGAACAAAGTGGTCCGCCTGTACAGCAGGAGCAAACACAACTGGACTCCACATTTATG ATGCTGGAGTTGAACATCATAACTTTTATGAAGAATGAGCTGAAGAAGATGCAGAAGGTTCTGAGTccagattacccagaatgcttagagagccagagggaggatgaggaggtgttggatGGTGAGgataaagagcagaggaggagcagcagagaagcGTTTCTGAAGATCACACTAAACTTCCTGAGGACTATGAAGGAAGAGAAGCTGGCTGAttgtctgcagagca GATCTCCTGCTATGTGTCAGCTTAACCTCAAATCTAATCTGAAGGAGaagttccagtgtgtgtttgaagggatctctaaagcaggaaacccaacgcttctgaatcagatctacacagagctctacatcacagagggagggactggagacgtcaatgatgaacatgaggtcagacagattgaaacagcatccaggaaaccagacagaccagagagAACAATCAGACAAGAGGACATCTTTAAACCCTCtcctggaagagatgaaccagtcagaacagtgatgacaaagggagtggctggcattgggaaaacagtcttaacacagaagttcactttggactgggctgaagacaaagccaacaAGGACATACagttcacatttccattcactttcagagaacTGAAcgtgctgagagagaaaaagttgagcttggtgCAACTTGTTCATCATTTCTTTAATGAAACCAAAaaagcaggaatctgcaggtttgaagagtaCCAGGTCGTattcatctttgacggtctggatgagtgtcgGCTTCCTCTGGATTTTCACAACAatgagatcctgactgatgttacagagtccacctcagtggatgtgctgctgacaaacctcatcagggggaaactgcttccctctgctcgcctctggataaccacacgacctgcagcagccaatcagatcccaggtgagtgtgttgacatggcAACAGAagtcagagggttcactgacccacagaaggaggagtacttcaggaagagaTTCACAGATGAGAAGCTAGCTAAGAAAATCATCTCTCACATCAAGACATCACGAAGCCTCtacatcatgtgccacatcccggtcttctgctggatcactgctacagttctggaggatgtgttgaaaaccagagagggaggagagctgcccaagaccctgactgagatgtacatccacttcctggtggttcagTCCAAACTGAAGAACGTTAAATATGATGGAGGATCTGAGACAGATCAACACTGGAGTCCAGAGAACAGAaagatgattgagtctctgggaaaactggcttttgagcaGCTACAAAAAGGAAACCTGATTTTttatgaatcagacctgacagagtgtgaCATTGATATCAAAGCAGCCTCAAAGTACTCAGGggtgttcacacagatctttaaagaggagagaggactgtaccaggacaaggtgttctgcttcgtccatctgagtgttcaggagtttctagctgctcttcatgtccatctgaccttcatcagctctggagtcaatctgctgtcagaaaaCAAGTCAACCTTCCAGAAGTCTGAAACAAGAAGCAGTGAATATGCACAGACTCACTTCTATCAGagtgctgtggacaaggccttacagagtccaaatggacactTGGACttgttcctccgcttcctccttggtctctcactgcagacaaatcagactctcctacgaggtctgctgaaacagacaggaagtgacccAGAGACTGATCAGGGAACAAtccagtacatcaagaagaagatcGAGGAGAACCCCTGTCCAGAAAgaagcatcaacctgttccactgtctgaatgaactgaatgacaGTTCTCTAGTGGAGGACATCCAACAGTACCTGAGGTCAGGAAGTCTTTCCACAGATAAACTCTCTCCTGCTCAgtggtcagctctggtcttcatcttactgtcatcagaaaaagatctggatgtgtttgacctgaagaaatactctgcttcggaggaggctcttctgaggctgctgccagtggtcaaagcctcCAAGAAAGCTTT GCTGAGTGGCTGCAACCTCTCAgggagaagctgtgaagctctgtcctcagttctcagctcccagtcctctagtctgagagagctggacctgagtaacaatgacctgcaggattcaggagtgaagttGTTGTTTCCTGGTCTGGAGAGTCAACAATGTACACTGGAATCTCTCAG GCTGTCAGGCTGcctgatcacagaggaaggctgtgtctctctggcctcagctctgagttCCAAtccctcccatctgagagaggtggacctgagctacaatcacATAGGGGACTTAGGAGTAAAGCTGCTGTCTCAGGATCCATGCTTGAGACTTGACGATCTCAG AGTTGACCCCAAAGGAGTCCAGTGGTTGCAACCAGGTTTGAGGAAGT ATTTCTGTCAGCTCACACTGGacccaaacacagcacacaaattCCTCAAACTGTCCGAAAGCAACAAAAAGGTGACCGATCTGAGGAAAGAGCACCCATATCCTTATCACCCAGACAGATTTGACTACTGGCCCCAGGTCCTGTGTGAAAATGGTCTGACTcgtcgctgttactgggaggttGAGTGGGTTGGAAAGGTTTATATCgcagtgagttacagaggaatTGGAAGGCATGGAGACAGTGATGGCTCTAAGTTTGGAGGGAACGATCAGTCCTGGTGTCTGACCTGCACTGATGGGGGATACAATGCCTGGCACAACAACAGTGGGACCCCcatccctcttccctccccctcgtgtgtctctaacagagtaggagtgtatgtggactgtcctgctgggattctgtccttctacagagtctcctccGACACATTGATCCACCTCCACACTTTCAACGCCACATTCACTGAACCTCTTCATCCTGGGTTTGGGTACGGGGTGAAGTTAAACTCCTCAGCATTTCTGTGCCCACTGTAG